A segment of the Brevundimonas sp. M20 genome:
GCGAAGGCGCCGGGGTTGTCGAGCGCGAGGCCCGACCCGGCGCGCTCGCCCAGCGGGAAGGAGAGGAATTTCTGGGTGCCGTGGGCCAGGAACAGCAGGCCGGACATGATCCGCAGGGCGGCCAGCGCCAGCGGGGTGTTGTTGGTGAGGAAGCGGGGCGACGCCATGGAGAGAGGGGCTTTCAGGGTTATTGGTAACTAACGGTGTTGCCGATATTGGGATCAGCTTCGCTGTTGCGCAAGAGGGTGATCGCTCAGGCCTGATAGAAAGCGCGATACCAGTCGACGAAGCGGCGGACGCCGACATCGATGGGGGTGGACTGACGATAGCCGAGGGCGGCTTCGGTCTCGGTGATGTCGGCCTCGGTGCGGGCGACGTCGCCGTCCTGCACCGGCATCATGTTCAGCTCGGCCTTGCGACCCAGCGCCTCCTCCAGCACCTCGATGTAGCGCATCAGCTGTTCGCGACGGCCTGCGCCGAGGTTCAGGATGCGCCAGGGGGCGACGCCCGATGTCGAGGGGTTCGGCGCCTGCGGATTCCAGTCGGGATCGACGGTCGCCGGATTGTCGAGCGCGGCGACCACCCCGGTGACGATGTCGTCCACATAGGTGAAGTCCCGCTCCATCTTGCCGTGGCCATAGACGTCGATCGGGCGGCCCTCGAGGATGGCGTTGGTGAATTTGAACAGCGCCATGTCCGGGCGGCCCCACGGTCCGTAGACGGTGAAGAAGCGCAGTCCCGTCGAGGGGAAGCCGAACAGGTGGGAGTAGGAGTGCGCCATCGCCTCATTGGCGATCTTGGTGGCTGCATAGACGGTCAGCGGATGGGCGACGCCCTGCTTGACCGAGAAGGGCAGGGCGCCGTTGGCGCCGAAGGCCGAGCTGGTTGAAGCGAAGACGAGGTTTTCGGCCTTCACCGCCCGCGCGCCCTCGAGGATGGTCAGGAAGCCGACCACGTTGGAGTCGATATAGCTCTCGGGCTGTTCGAGGCTGTAACGGACGCCCGCCTGCGCCCCGAGGTGGACGATCCGGCGCGGCGCATGGGTCGCGAACAGGGCGGCCATCCCCTCGCGGTCGGCGAGGTCGAGGGTGTTGTGGTTGTAGTTGGGGTTGGCCTGCAGCCGCTCCAGCCGCGCCTGTTTGAGGGCGGGGTCGTAGTAGCTGTTCAGGTTGTCGACCCCGATCACGGTCTCGCCACGCGCCAGAAGGCGCTGCGCCGTGTGGAAGCCGATGAAGCCGGCGGAGCCGGTGACGAGAACAGGGCCGAGAGTCATGGCTTCTGCGTTACTCCGGGTCAGGCGAACGCGCCAGAGACAGGCGAGAGCACCCGGCCGGAGAGAGGGGCGAGCGGTCCTTCGTCGCCGTTGACCGCCTCAATGACTTGCCAGCCTTCGGGCGGGGACCAGTCGAGGGTGTGGTGGCCCAGGTTGAAGACGCAGAGCAGGCGTTCATCGTCCTGACGCCGTTCGAACAGCAGCAAATGCTCGGGCGCATCCAGCATCGTCAGGGCGCCGCACTGGAGAGCCGGATGGGCCTTGCGCAGGGCGATCAGGCGGCGGGTCAGGGCGAGTTGGGAGGCGGGGTCGGCCGCCTGCCTGTCCACCGCGAGCGGCAGATGGCGGGGGTCGATGGGCAGCCACGGCTCGATGGTCGAGAAGCCCGCATGAGGCGCATCAGCCGTCCATGGCATCGGGGTGCGGGCGCCGTCGCGGCCCAGTGTCTTCGGCCAGTTGGCGATGGCCTCCGGATCGACCAGCCGGTCGAACGGCACCTCGCCCTGCGGCAGGCCCAGCTCCTCGCCCTGATAAAGGAAGACGTCGCCGCGCAGACACATCAGCAGCAGGGTGGTCAGGCGGGCCATGGCCGAAAGGTCCCGGCCCTCGGCCCAGCGGGAGATCGCGCGGGGCGCGTCGTGGTTCGAGAAGGGCCATGACGGCCAGCCCTGTCCCGGTCGTCCGTCCCAGACCGCCGCGGTCGCCCGCACCAGATCGGGCGTCAGGGCGGGGGCGTAGAGATAGGTGAAGCCGTAGGCGCTGTTCAGCGTGTCGTCGCCTTCGGTGTAGGCCTGCATTTCCTGATCGGCGCGGTCGCCCGGCACCTCGGCCACGGTGAAGCGGCCGCCGTAGCTGTCGGTCAGGGCGCGCAGGCGCTTGAGGAAATCCACGATCCCCGGCCAGGACTGGTTGTGGATCTTGTCCTGGAAGTCGAAGGGCCGGGTGCGCGGCCCGCCCGGCGGCAGGGGCGGATTATCCGTCAGCGCCGGGTCGTGCATGGCGAAATTGATGGCGTCGAGCCTGAAGCCGTCCACCCCGCGATCCAGCCAGAACCGCACGACCTCCAGCAGGGCCTCCTGCACCGCCGGACTGTGCAGGTTTAGTTGCGGCTGCCCGGTCAGGAAGTTGTGCATGTAGTACTGGCCGCGCCGGGCGTCCCACGTCCAGGCGGGACCGCCGAAGACCGACTGCCAGTTCGACGGCGGCGTCCCGTCCGGCTTCGCATCGGCCCAGACGAACCAGTCGGCTTTTGCGTTGTCGCGGCTCTGGCGGCTTTCGTTGAACCAGAAGTGCTGGTCCGAGGTGTGGGCGAAGACCAGATCGGTGATGACCCGGAGCCCCAGCGCATGGGCGCGAGCGGTCAGGGCGTCCAAATCGGCCAGTGTCCCGAAGATCGGATCGACGTCGCAGTAGTCCGAGACGTCGTAGCCGAAGTCCTTCATCGGCGAGCGATAGAAGGGGCTGAGCCAGACCGCATCGACGCCGAGAGAGGCGATGTGGTCCAGCCGGGCGGTGATCCCGGGCAGGTCGCCGACGCCGTCGCCGTTCGTGTCGGCGTAGCTGCGGGGATAGACCTGATAGATGACGGCGCCGCGAGGCATCGGCTCGGCGGCGGAGGATGTCCGGTCGGTCACGCAGGGGCCTCGATCAGCAGCCGGATCAACCGGAGAGACCGCATCATCGCCGCCTTGAGCGTGTCCGCAAGAGCGGAAACCGGCCCACTTTTGGTTACGGATCTCGTCAAATCGCTGGACGCGGACGTTTGCGAATGAAACCAAGACGCTGAAGGTCGCGCAGCAAGGGACGCCGACCACGGGGAGTGAGATGACTGATCAACCGCAAACCTCGGCGAAAGGGCTCGGTACAGCCTTCGCCTATGTGACCACCCTGTTCTTCGCGTGGGGCTTCGCCACCTCGCTGATCGACCCGCTGATCGCGGCGGTGAAGGGGGTGTTCGAGCTGAACTTCACCGAGGCGCTGCTGACGCAGTTCGCCTGGTTCACCGCCTACGGCATCGTCTCCCTGCCCGCCGCCGCCGTGCTGGCCAAGCTGGGCTATGCGAAGTCGATCGTCGGCGCGCTGGCGGTCATGGTGCTGGGCGCCCTGATCGTGCCGCTGTCGACCATCTTCGACTTCTATCCCGGCGTGCTGGTGGCCCTGTTCGTCATCGCCGCCGGCGTGACCCTGCTCCAGGTCGCGGCCAACCCGCTGGCAGCCTCGCTCGGCACGCCGAAGGGCTCGCACTTCCGTCTGGTCCTGTCTCAGGCGTTCAACTCGCTGGGTACGGTCGTCGGTCCGCTGCTGGGCGCCACCGTCATGCTTTCGGGCGGCATCTTCGCGGTCGGCGGTGTCAGCGCCCTGGCCTCGCCGGCGGCCCTCCTGCTGATCCTTCTGGGGGTCGGCCTGGGGCTGGTGGCCGGTGTTCTGGTCGGCGCCCTGCGTCGCGACATCAAGGGCTGGATCGCTGTCGGCGCGGCCGTCGGTCTGGTGATCGGCTGGGTCGTCTTCCTGCATAACTACATCGGCGGCATGGGGGCCTACGCCTCGGCTGTCGGTCCGGAAACGGTTCCGGCTGATGCCGCCGCCGCGGTGGTCGATCCGGCCGCCCGCGCCGCGACCCTTCGCAACATCGACACGGTCTTCATCGGGCTGGCGATCTTCTTCGCCCTGCTCGGCGCCTTCATCTGGAGCGTCCGCAAGCGTCTGACCGCCGCCAGCGCCACGGCCTCGGCCGAGACGCCCGGTTCGCCGCTCAAGGCCCTGGGTTCCGGCTGGGCGATTTTCGGCGCGCTGGCCATCTTCATCTATGTCGGTTCGGAGGTGACCATCGGCAGCCTGATGACCAACTTCCTGCACTCGGACGGCGCCCTCGGCCTGCCGATCCACGATGCGGGCCGTCTGGTCGCCCTGTATTGGGCCGGCGCCCTGATGGGCCGGTTCGCGGGCAGCGCCCTGCTGACGCGCATTCCGGCCGGTTGGCTGCTGGCGGTCTGCACCGCCGCCGCCGCCATCCTGTGCGCCGTGGTGACCCAGACCGGCGGCGTGAACGCCTCGTTCGCCGCCCTGCTGAT
Coding sequences within it:
- a CDS encoding sugar MFS transporter, which gives rise to MTDQPQTSAKGLGTAFAYVTTLFFAWGFATSLIDPLIAAVKGVFELNFTEALLTQFAWFTAYGIVSLPAAAVLAKLGYAKSIVGALAVMVLGALIVPLSTIFDFYPGVLVALFVIAAGVTLLQVAANPLAASLGTPKGSHFRLVLSQAFNSLGTVVGPLLGATVMLSGGIFAVGGVSALASPAALLLILLGVGLGLVAGVLVGALRRDIKGWIAVGAAVGLVIGWVVFLHNYIGGMGAYASAVGPETVPADAAAAVVDPAARAATLRNIDTVFIGLAIFFALLGAFIWSVRKRLTAASATASAETPGSPLKALGSGWAIFGALAIFIYVGSEVTIGSLMTNFLHSDGALGLPIHDAGRLVALYWAGALMGRFAGSALLTRIPAGWLLAVCTAAAAILCAVVTQTGGVNASFAALLIGLFNSVMFPAIFTLTLERSSAPASATSGLLCMAIIGGAVLPLLGGWMADSAGLNLAFVIPLVGYVILTIFAVAAARARVRNVETPVATGGH
- a CDS encoding alpha-glucosidase — translated: MPRGAVIYQVYPRSYADTNGDGVGDLPGITARLDHIASLGVDAVWLSPFYRSPMKDFGYDVSDYCDVDPIFGTLADLDALTARAHALGLRVITDLVFAHTSDQHFWFNESRQSRDNAKADWFVWADAKPDGTPPSNWQSVFGGPAWTWDARRGQYYMHNFLTGQPQLNLHSPAVQEALLEVVRFWLDRGVDGFRLDAINFAMHDPALTDNPPLPPGGPRTRPFDFQDKIHNQSWPGIVDFLKRLRALTDSYGGRFTVAEVPGDRADQEMQAYTEGDDTLNSAYGFTYLYAPALTPDLVRATAAVWDGRPGQGWPSWPFSNHDAPRAISRWAEGRDLSAMARLTTLLLMCLRGDVFLYQGEELGLPQGEVPFDRLVDPEAIANWPKTLGRDGARTPMPWTADAPHAGFSTIEPWLPIDPRHLPLAVDRQAADPASQLALTRRLIALRKAHPALQCGALTMLDAPEHLLLFERRQDDERLLCVFNLGHHTLDWSPPEGWQVIEAVNGDEGPLAPLSGRVLSPVSGAFA
- a CDS encoding NAD-dependent epimerase/dehydratase family protein; this translates as MTLGPVLVTGSAGFIGFHTAQRLLARGETVIGVDNLNSYYDPALKQARLERLQANPNYNHNTLDLADREGMAALFATHAPRRIVHLGAQAGVRYSLEQPESYIDSNVVGFLTILEGARAVKAENLVFASTSSAFGANGALPFSVKQGVAHPLTVYAATKIANEAMAHSYSHLFGFPSTGLRFFTVYGPWGRPDMALFKFTNAILEGRPIDVYGHGKMERDFTYVDDIVTGVVAALDNPATVDPDWNPQAPNPSTSGVAPWRILNLGAGRREQLMRYIEVLEEALGRKAELNMMPVQDGDVARTEADITETEAALGYRQSTPIDVGVRRFVDWYRAFYQA